In a genomic window of Bacteroidota bacterium:
- a CDS encoding phytanoyl-CoA dioxygenase family protein — translation MQQIFKDSAQQAQFEQDGYIVLDLLSADEVAHLKDYYLQHTPVEKPSYGFHVSLDDKDRAQSMAATEELYRVLTPKVAEIFQDFQIFTASFVIKETNPKGVVPPHQDWTFVDESQYWSGTLWTPLVDVDMDNGCLGVIKGSHKFFNWPRCSPSPQFKTPLGEHMFTIFPYLQLVPMKAGQTILFDNRTIHGSPPNTTESPRLAAGIGVTHKDAQLFHHYFLPNVQPETIEVFAIQREFFLHYNNGGLSDLHNNGGTIEGWESVAKYPITLPKFTVEEMQNLIKSHPGNVMNVELIEKLARLFNYNLDGTKKEEPAPAPQTVPQTQTASAVAQPEKRGFFSRLFSRK, via the coding sequence ATGCAGCAGATATTCAAGGATTCCGCGCAGCAGGCGCAGTTTGAGCAGGATGGGTACATTGTTCTGGATTTACTGTCGGCAGATGAGGTAGCGCATCTGAAAGACTATTACCTGCAGCATACGCCAGTGGAAAAGCCCTCCTATGGCTTCCATGTGAGCCTGGATGACAAGGACCGGGCGCAATCCATGGCGGCGACGGAGGAATTGTACCGCGTGCTGACCCCCAAAGTGGCCGAGATTTTTCAGGATTTCCAGATTTTCACGGCAAGTTTTGTCATCAAGGAGACGAATCCGAAAGGGGTTGTGCCGCCGCATCAAGACTGGACCTTTGTGGATGAAAGCCAATATTGGTCGGGAACTTTGTGGACGCCGCTCGTCGATGTGGACATGGACAACGGCTGCCTTGGCGTAATCAAGGGAAGCCATAAGTTCTTCAATTGGCCGCGTTGCTCGCCAAGCCCGCAGTTCAAAACGCCGCTGGGCGAGCACATGTTCACCATCTTTCCCTACCTGCAATTGGTGCCGATGAAGGCTGGCCAAACCATCCTCTTTGACAATCGCACCATTCATGGAAGTCCACCCAATACGACCGAGTCGCCGCGTTTGGCCGCCGGAATCGGGGTCACCCACAAGGATGCACAGCTGTTTCACCATTACTTCTTGCCCAACGTGCAGCCGGAGACCATCGAGGTATTTGCCATCCAACGCGAATTTTTCCTGCACTACAACAACGGCGGTCTGAGCGATCTGCACAACAACGGCGGCACCATCGAAGGATGGGAAAGCGTCGCAAAATACCCGATCACCTTGCCCAAATTCACGGTTGAGGAGATGCAAAACCTGATCAAAAGCCATCCGGGGAATGTCATGAACGTCGAACTGATTGAAAAATTGGCGCGGCTATTCAACTACAACCTCGACGGCACCAAAAAGGAAGAACCTGCACCGGCTCCGCAAACCGTTCCCCAAACCCAAACCGCGTCAGCTGTTGCCCAACCCGAAAAACGAGGCTTTTTCAGCCGCCTATTCTCTAGAAAATGA
- a CDS encoding TonB-dependent receptor — protein sequence MNIHLQDLRLRTFVSMQTIFRGLFLAMLALLLPQFSLAQETSGTLRGTVTDSLGVPVPNATVKVFQRSTGAVFGTLTQQDGFFVLNQLQPDNSYRLQVEAIDFQVFAEENIAIALGRSTIFDVRLKAKSYTLDAIVITTDDQDPIKNPKKGNENTLKGELISRLPTLNRSIQDATRVLPEVNQNSFGGANYRFNNLSIDGSATNDVLGFQEPASGAAGSTASGTPGGLAGTQPIGYGAISALSIKTAPFDVSYGNFTGASINAVTKSGTNTLKGDVYGFGRNQVLLGRRANGELQPDAAFGDAQTGFSLGGPLVKDKLFFFANAEYATRREPVLNGPGTAESDIPMAVVQEIADTMIARYGYDPGAMENVKLDARSLKLFGRMDFNISAKHKLTLRDNYVRGFADRLEWTPNFFNFGNQGYRHTSHTNSVVAELRSSLKANFYNKMTVSQTTVVDGRSFDGRVFPHIEINYNTANTIFAGTYREAAIYGLTLNTTQFADNLTFYKNRHIFTGGLSAEFNRIEYRFLTAWNGRWQYKSPQDFFDDQPNRVRGVYNVGNNDFGFNRDQPSAAYSVLLAGFYAQDEIRVNSQLSLTAGLRADLQQHPGEFPMNADLHATPAFAGYNNKIHSRPQLNPRLGFNWVLDKQQSVLVRGGSGLFTGRIPFVWYAYVHYISGTQYFNIDLKPSGPLPLTENLADLAAQQPGLTEINLVDNDFTLPRDWKTNLAFDIKLPAKTFLSIEGTYTKVLSGLLFQSINFKDSVGNFSGADDRPYYLATGSAIKLNPNFTNVFLLTNVDQGYRYNISLNLTKRTKSYTGSIGYTFGESKDISSTVRNSHAANFEWNQSVVANSPQLAYSNFDLRHKAVTYHMIERSTKIGKFSLMAIYSMRSGNPFSFVYEGDMNRDGSAKNDLFYIPRDASEIRLQPILDANGVEIVSAAAQWTQLDAYISGNEYLRNHRGQIAERNGARTPWNHQLDFRFGYNKPLLHGKHHLQVTLDLINAGNLVSKTWGNQYFVPNVQNAGFGLMDFIKIQNGEPVFQFKNPGGTPWQIDPLNSRWQAQLGLQYSF from the coding sequence ATGAATATCCATTTGCAGGATTTGCGGTTACGCACGTTTGTGTCTATGCAAACCATTTTTCGGGGCTTGTTCCTCGCAATGCTGGCCTTGCTTTTGCCTCAATTTTCTTTGGCGCAAGAGACCTCGGGAACACTGCGGGGCACGGTGACGGACAGTTTGGGTGTACCCGTTCCAAATGCGACGGTCAAGGTTTTTCAGCGTTCCACGGGCGCGGTATTCGGGACTTTGACGCAGCAAGACGGATTTTTTGTGCTCAATCAGCTCCAACCCGACAATAGTTATCGATTGCAAGTGGAAGCGATTGATTTTCAGGTTTTCGCAGAGGAAAATATTGCGATTGCCCTTGGGCGTTCCACAATATTTGACGTACGATTGAAGGCCAAGAGCTATACTTTGGACGCGATTGTGATCACGACAGACGATCAAGATCCGATCAAAAATCCCAAAAAGGGCAATGAAAATACGCTCAAAGGTGAATTGATCAGCCGTCTGCCAACGCTCAACCGCAGCATTCAAGATGCAACGCGGGTGTTGCCGGAGGTGAATCAAAATTCATTCGGAGGGGCCAATTACCGGTTCAATAACCTGAGCATCGACGGAAGTGCGACCAACGATGTGCTTGGTTTTCAGGAGCCTGCAAGCGGAGCGGCCGGTTCGACAGCATCGGGCACACCCGGCGGACTTGCGGGCACGCAGCCCATTGGTTACGGCGCGATCAGTGCGCTGTCGATCAAAACCGCTCCCTTTGACGTGAGTTATGGCAATTTCACCGGGGCAAGCATCAATGCCGTGACCAAAAGCGGAACCAATACCCTGAAAGGCGATGTTTATGGATTCGGCCGAAATCAAGTGCTGCTCGGGCGGCGTGCCAATGGCGAATTGCAACCGGATGCCGCATTTGGCGATGCCCAAACAGGTTTTAGCCTTGGCGGACCTCTGGTCAAGGACAAGCTGTTTTTCTTTGCCAATGCCGAGTATGCCACACGTCGCGAGCCCGTTCTGAATGGTCCCGGAACGGCCGAATCCGACATTCCGATGGCCGTGGTGCAGGAAATTGCAGATACCATGATTGCGCGCTATGGCTACGACCCGGGGGCAATGGAAAATGTAAAATTGGATGCGCGCAGCCTGAAATTATTCGGTCGAATGGACTTCAATATTTCAGCAAAGCACAAGTTGACCTTGCGCGACAATTATGTACGTGGCTTTGCAGACAGGCTCGAATGGACGCCTAATTTCTTCAATTTTGGCAATCAAGGGTACCGACATACTTCGCATACCAACAGCGTCGTCGCCGAGTTGCGCAGCAGCCTGAAAGCCAATTTCTACAACAAAATGACCGTTTCGCAGACGACGGTCGTCGATGGTCGCAGCTTCGACGGTCGCGTCTTTCCGCATATTGAGATCAACTACAATACCGCAAATACCATTTTTGCAGGTACTTACCGCGAGGCGGCAATTTACGGGCTCACGCTCAATACCACTCAATTCGCAGACAATCTCACGTTTTACAAGAACCGCCATATTTTCACCGGCGGACTTTCGGCGGAATTCAACCGTATCGAATACCGTTTTCTTACGGCTTGGAACGGACGTTGGCAATACAAATCGCCGCAGGATTTTTTTGATGACCAACCCAACCGCGTGCGCGGCGTGTACAATGTCGGCAACAATGATTTTGGCTTCAACCGAGATCAGCCAAGCGCTGCTTACAGCGTTTTGCTCGCCGGATTTTATGCCCAAGACGAGATTCGGGTGAATTCGCAACTGAGTCTGACCGCAGGCCTACGGGCTGATTTACAGCAGCATCCCGGAGAATTTCCGATGAATGCAGACTTGCATGCCACACCTGCATTCGCTGGCTACAACAATAAAATACATTCTCGTCCACAGCTGAATCCGCGTTTGGGTTTCAATTGGGTGCTCGACAAACAACAATCGGTTTTGGTGCGCGGCGGTTCGGGACTGTTTACGGGCCGAATTCCTTTTGTTTGGTATGCTTATGTACACTACATCTCCGGAACGCAATATTTTAACATCGATCTCAAACCCTCGGGGCCATTGCCGTTGACGGAGAATCTCGCCGATTTGGCGGCGCAGCAGCCGGGTTTGACGGAAATCAACTTGGTGGACAATGATTTCACCTTGCCGCGCGATTGGAAAACCAATTTGGCATTCGACATCAAACTCCCGGCCAAAACCTTTCTGAGCATCGAAGGGACGTACACCAAAGTCTTGTCAGGCTTGCTGTTTCAATCCATCAATTTCAAGGATTCCGTGGGCAATTTTTCCGGGGCAGATGACCGCCCTTATTACCTTGCAACGGGTTCGGCGATCAAGCTCAATCCCAATTTCACCAATGTTTTTCTGCTCACGAATGTAGATCAGGGTTACAGGTACAATATCAGCTTGAACCTTACCAAGCGCACCAAAAGCTACACAGGATCAATTGGTTATACCTTCGGAGAAAGCAAGGACATCAGCAGTACCGTCCGCAATTCACATGCCGCAAACTTCGAATGGAACCAATCGGTGGTGGCCAATTCGCCGCAGCTTGCCTATTCCAATTTTGATTTGCGCCACAAGGCCGTGACCTACCACATGATCGAACGATCCACGAAAATCGGCAAGTTTTCTCTAATGGCGATTTATTCGATGCGGTCGGGAAACCCGTTTTCCTTTGTGTATGAAGGCGATATGAACCGCGACGGATCGGCTAAAAACGACCTTTTTTACATTCCACGGGACGCATCCGAGATTCGTTTGCAACCCATTTTGGATGCCAATGGTGTCGAAATCGTCAGCGCAGCTGCACAATGGACGCAGTTGGATGCCTACATTTCAGGCAACGAATATCTGCGCAATCACCGCGGACAAATTGCCGAACGAAATGGCGCAAGGACCCCGTGGAACCATCAACTGGATTTCCGATTCGGATACAACAAACCACTTTTACACGGGAAGCATCACCTGCAGGTGACGTTGGACCTGATCAATGCAGGCAACCTTGTTTCCAAAACTTGGGGCAATCAGTATTTTGTACCCAATGTCCAGAATGCAGGCTTCGGACTCATGGATTTCATCAAAATCCAAAATGGCGAACCCGTTTTTCAATTCAAAAACCCGGGAGGTACACCTTGGCAGATTGATCCGCTGAATTCGCGTTGGCAGGCGCAGTTGGGGTTGCAGTACAGCTTTTGA
- a CDS encoding T9SS type A sorting domain-containing protein yields the protein MIKKGLVTIAFACLFSFCLLGQPCAVPYLNPAANFTEVCSVTGSTTYAIVVTAASDSTLSINGLYMEPTGYVIADIDCNGNSFSFAYQAQAPTYFLTGQGFISGQTVSIAYSVFHASDSTFLEACNGSYGPGSVGLNTQPSSTELFLYPNPASSKVNVAISGADKPTGSWYCELHDLQGRLVTRQTFASSDTQVMELEKIPSGLYLATVGTHLDELAHRVLVVK from the coding sequence ATGATCAAAAAAGGTCTTGTTACCATTGCTTTTGCTTGTCTTTTTTCTTTTTGCCTTCTGGGACAGCCTTGCGCCGTTCCCTACCTGAACCCTGCTGCCAATTTTACAGAGGTATGCTCAGTAACGGGTTCCACCACCTATGCCATTGTCGTCACTGCCGCCTCTGACAGTACGCTCTCCATCAACGGTTTGTATATGGAGCCTACTGGATATGTCATCGCTGATATTGACTGCAATGGCAACAGTTTTTCCTTTGCCTATCAGGCCCAAGCTCCGACGTATTTTCTCACTGGCCAAGGTTTCATCAGCGGCCAAACCGTTTCGATTGCCTATAGCGTTTTTCACGCGAGCGATTCCACCTTTTTGGAAGCCTGCAATGGTTCCTATGGTCCTGGCTCGGTCGGATTGAATACGCAGCCTTCATCCACCGAGCTTTTCTTGTATCCCAATCCTGCAAGCAGCAAGGTCAATGTTGCAATTTCAGGCGCCGATAAGCCCACAGGTTCCTGGTATTGCGAATTGCACGACTTGCAGGGACGATTGGTCACCCGGCAGACTTTCGCATCCAGCGACACTCAAGTCATGGAGCTGGAAAAAATCCCTTCCGGGCTTTACTTGGCAACCGTTGGGACTCATCTGGACGAATTGGCGCATCGTGTTTTAGTGGTGAAGTGA
- a CDS encoding FAD-dependent oxidoreductase, producing the protein MGEFKTPQNEAEFEQNFAQLKPLMNATEAYYESSRCLFCYDAPCVNACPTGIDIPLFIRQINTGNLDGAAKTIYESNFFGHACGKVCPTEVLCEGSCVYNHQDVKPLEIGRLQAHATSAAIAANKKLFDLAPSNGKKVAVIGAGPSGIACACELRLLGYEVDVFEAKAQPSGLTVYGVAPYKITNAEALDEMAYLQAQFGYRVYYESPIEAPEDFERLERGYNAIFLGIGLGKTRALGLKGENLPGVTGATEFIEHLRFAHSDVHIPERVVVIGGGNTAMDAASESARLGASEVTLAYRRPKADMGAYEFEYDLAKGVGVRGLFSAQPVEIVGNVKAEGVKFIRTEVVDGQVKEIAGSEFVVSCDMVILATGQEKQKSLLSQIKGELFDGSGKIKVNAHGQCVNPQYFAGGDAVNGGAEVVNAAAEGKAAAKGIHSIFMK; encoded by the coding sequence ATGGGAGAATTCAAAACACCACAAAATGAGGCTGAGTTTGAGCAAAATTTTGCGCAACTGAAGCCGCTTATGAATGCCACGGAGGCTTATTATGAAAGCAGCCGTTGCCTGTTTTGTTATGATGCACCTTGTGTGAACGCCTGCCCTACGGGGATTGACATTCCGCTTTTCATCCGGCAGATCAATACGGGCAATTTGGATGGCGCGGCCAAGACAATTTACGAAAGCAATTTCTTTGGTCATGCCTGCGGCAAGGTCTGTCCGACGGAGGTCCTCTGCGAAGGTAGCTGCGTTTACAATCATCAGGATGTCAAGCCCTTGGAGATCGGTCGTTTGCAGGCCCATGCAACTTCCGCGGCCATTGCGGCCAATAAGAAATTGTTTGATTTGGCTCCTTCGAATGGCAAAAAAGTTGCGGTCATCGGGGCCGGTCCGTCTGGCATTGCTTGTGCCTGCGAATTGCGGTTGCTGGGTTATGAAGTTGATGTTTTCGAAGCCAAAGCTCAGCCTTCCGGATTGACGGTTTACGGTGTCGCACCCTACAAAATCACGAATGCCGAGGCACTCGACGAAATGGCCTATTTGCAAGCGCAATTTGGTTATCGTGTGTATTACGAATCACCGATTGAGGCTCCCGAGGATTTCGAGCGCCTGGAGCGTGGCTACAATGCGATATTCCTGGGAATCGGTCTTGGGAAAACGCGTGCTTTGGGATTGAAGGGTGAAAATTTGCCCGGCGTGACCGGCGCAACCGAATTCATTGAGCACCTGCGCTTTGCGCATTCGGATGTACACATTCCCGAGCGCGTGGTCGTGATCGGGGGTGGTAATACGGCCATGGACGCTGCAAGCGAAAGCGCGCGCTTGGGCGCATCGGAAGTGACCCTCGCCTACCGCCGCCCCAAAGCCGACATGGGCGCTTATGAATTCGAATACGACCTCGCGAAAGGTGTCGGCGTGCGTGGCTTATTTTCTGCCCAACCCGTTGAAATTGTTGGAAATGTAAAGGCGGAAGGCGTCAAATTCATTCGGACGGAAGTCGTGGATGGCCAAGTCAAGGAAATTGCAGGTTCGGAATTTGTAGTGTCTTGCGACATGGTGATTTTGGCAACGGGACAAGAAAAACAGAAGTCGCTTTTGTCACAAATTAAGGGCGAATTGTTTGACGGAAGCGGCAAAATCAAGGTGAATGCGCATGGTCAGTGCGTCAATCCGCAGTATTTTGCGGGCGGCGATGCCGTCAATGGCGGCGCTGAGGTCGTGAATGCCGCAGCCGAAGGCAAGGCGGCGGCGAAAGGGATACATTCTATATTCATGAAATAA
- a CDS encoding nucleoside deaminase produces the protein MDEFMRLAIDEAKLGLSQGGIPIGSVLVKDGKLVATGHNKRVQEQNPILHGEMDCLNNAGRIGSYRNTVIYSTLMPCYMCAGTIVQFKIPKVIVGESRTFPGAVEFMRSHGVEVIDLDLPECVKMMEDFIAAKPELWNEDIGE, from the coding sequence ATGGATGAATTCATGCGTCTCGCCATTGACGAGGCAAAGTTAGGGCTTTCACAGGGTGGTATTCCGATTGGTTCGGTGCTGGTCAAGGACGGGAAATTGGTAGCTACGGGTCATAACAAACGGGTGCAGGAACAAAATCCCATCCTGCATGGGGAAATGGATTGCCTGAACAATGCGGGACGCATCGGCAGCTACCGCAATACGGTGATTTATAGCACCCTTATGCCCTGCTATATGTGTGCGGGAACAATCGTGCAGTTCAAGATCCCGAAGGTGATCGTCGGCGAATCGCGGACATTCCCTGGCGCGGTGGAATTTATGCGTAGCCACGGCGTGGAGGTGATCGACCTCGACCTACCCGAATGCGTGAAGATGATGGAGGACTTCATTGCCGCCAAACCCGAGCTCTGGAACGAGGATATTGGGGAATAG
- the preA gene encoding NAD-dependent dihydropyrimidine dehydrogenase subunit PreA — protein MADLSINFAGIKAPNPFWLASAPPANSGYQVMKAFDAGWGGAVWKTLGVPVVNVSSRYGAVNYRNTRMAGFNNIELITDRTLADNLREIEQVKKHFPNHAVIASLMVESREEWHQIVKDVQNAGADGIELNFGCPHGMCERGMGSAVGQDPEVLKIIVGWVMEVAKIPVITKLTPNISHITDPALAAVQGGTNALSLINTIKSIVGINLDTLTAYPEVDGLSTNGGYCGPAVKPIALNMLKDCAQHPEINVPISGIGGIENWRDAAEFILLGASSLQVCTAVMHYGFGIIREMLPGLERYMDEKGFRNIAEMCGKALPRQVEWKELNLKHKVVAEINKDKCIGCQLCYTACDDGAHQAIALPTDGSRVPSIIEENCVGCNLCSLVCPVEQCITMEKRDDGKEFLSWEQRTAAGTIPTTFNDERAGGNGHHVPTVEDAIKMRRN, from the coding sequence ATGGCAGATTTGAGCATCAATTTCGCGGGAATCAAGGCACCGAATCCATTTTGGTTGGCTTCCGCGCCGCCTGCAAACAGCGGCTATCAAGTGATGAAAGCCTTCGACGCGGGCTGGGGCGGCGCGGTTTGGAAGACCCTCGGCGTGCCGGTGGTCAATGTTTCGAGCCGTTACGGCGCAGTCAATTACCGCAATACCCGCATGGCGGGCTTCAACAACATCGAATTGATCACCGACCGCACCCTCGCCGACAATTTGCGCGAGATTGAGCAGGTCAAAAAACATTTTCCCAACCATGCCGTGATTGCCTCGCTTATGGTCGAGAGCCGCGAAGAATGGCATCAGATCGTGAAGGACGTCCAAAATGCCGGCGCAGATGGCATCGAATTGAACTTCGGATGCCCGCATGGCATGTGTGAGCGCGGGATGGGCAGCGCCGTCGGGCAGGATCCCGAGGTGCTCAAAATCATCGTCGGATGGGTCATGGAAGTGGCTAAAATTCCAGTGATTACGAAGCTCACGCCCAATATTTCGCATATTACGGATCCCGCACTTGCTGCAGTCCAAGGTGGCACCAATGCGCTTTCGTTGATCAATACAATCAAAAGCATCGTGGGTATCAACCTCGATACCCTCACCGCCTATCCTGAAGTGGACGGATTGAGTACCAACGGCGGCTATTGCGGTCCGGCAGTCAAGCCGATTGCCCTCAATATGCTCAAGGATTGCGCGCAGCATCCCGAGATCAATGTCCCCATCTCGGGTATTGGCGGCATCGAAAACTGGCGCGACGCCGCCGAATTTATCCTGTTGGGCGCGAGTTCGCTGCAGGTTTGCACGGCGGTAATGCACTACGGATTTGGCATCATCCGCGAGATGTTGCCGGGTTTGGAGCGCTACATGGATGAAAAAGGCTTCCGAAATATTGCGGAGATGTGCGGCAAGGCCCTGCCACGGCAGGTGGAGTGGAAAGAGCTCAACCTCAAGCACAAAGTCGTCGCCGAAATCAATAAAGACAAGTGCATCGGCTGCCAATTGTGCTATACGGCTTGTGACGATGGTGCCCACCAAGCGATTGCCCTCCCGACAGACGGCAGCCGCGTGCCGAGCATCATCGAAGAAAATTGCGTGGGCTGCAACCTTTGTTCGCTGGTCTGCCCTGTCGAGCAATGCATTACGATGGAGAAACGCGACGACGGCAAGGAATTCCTGAGCTGGGAGCAGCGCACCGCTGCTGGCACGATTCCGACGACCTTCAACGATGAACGAGCGGGCGGAAATGGCCATCATGTGCCTACGGTGGAGGATGCGATTAAGATGCGGAGGAATTGA
- a CDS encoding DUF2064 domain-containing protein has translation MVRPSSPTALIFFSRSAEQEGIAKPWLGNGNKRTNAAIARLLIEKAKANVQQSGLDVFHFDERLQRGEDFGARLSNAFADVFALGYSSAVAVGNDSPELGTLDWEGLQASLNQGQSVIGPTLRGGAYLIGLQANAFDAEAFAALPWQTRDVYAHLSAYLHATHAQAPTELACMRDLNSARDLQVYVQTRTDGFAFCLSLLLVAHRTRTEFAENQYITHTTNPRPQRGPPAGILLEF, from the coding sequence ATGGTACGCCCCAGTTCCCCCACCGCCCTCATATTTTTCAGCAGAAGTGCTGAACAGGAGGGCATTGCCAAGCCTTGGCTGGGCAACGGGAACAAACGCACCAACGCTGCAATTGCAAGGCTCCTGATCGAAAAAGCCAAGGCCAACGTGCAGCAATCCGGTTTGGATGTCTTTCATTTTGACGAGCGGTTGCAACGCGGGGAGGATTTCGGGGCACGTCTTTCGAATGCGTTTGCGGATGTGTTTGCGCTGGGCTATTCCTCGGCCGTGGCCGTGGGCAATGACAGTCCCGAGCTCGGGACCCTCGATTGGGAAGGGCTGCAAGCGTCCTTGAACCAAGGCCAATCCGTGATCGGCCCCACCTTGCGCGGCGGCGCCTACCTCATTGGTTTGCAAGCAAATGCATTCGATGCGGAAGCTTTTGCGGCACTGCCTTGGCAGACCCGCGACGTGTATGCGCACCTCTCGGCCTACCTGCATGCGACACATGCGCAAGCCCCGACCGAATTGGCCTGCATGCGGGACCTCAATTCGGCAAGGGACCTCCAAGTTTATGTACAAACCCGTACTGACGGATTTGCATTTTGCCTTTCGTTGCTGCTGGTCGCCCATCGAACCCGGACGGAATTCGCCGAAAATCAATACATTACGCATACCACAAATCCGAGGCCGCAGCGTGGCCCGCCTGCTGGAATTCTCCTCGAATTCTAG
- a CDS encoding phytanoyl-CoA dioxygenase family protein yields MITSAARTQIFKRPEQHLAFERDGFVVLDFFEQEEIAAMLAHFESLRPEGLKGFYTTTFDNDPEYRTKVDLALRGVFDRPVSENFIHYKYFFSSFIAKAPDPKSELILHQDMTLVDEAKYPGLNIWAPLVDLTMENGPIYVLPGSHRLKPTYRGSSLPDIYDGIEKEVISVMTPLLLKAGQAVAFDQSVLHYSPANLSGKERIVVNTFISNEAAKIRICFHDKEKAPDKVEIFAQADDFLRFYTGFGTDIFKRPTIGESLGYFDYDFPKVTLAELEAKYGKTDPARKAGQGRNNAVPPIFVNTDLQRQFDEDGFVQLPLLSADDVKLLRELYFHYFPESPQAFHSSSYLPDFPRKKEMSNAIVDIFRPRLDAIFQNFFYFGSAFLTKNTGKNSLMPMHQDWTIVDEKRFVAVNIWTPLQDADAHNGGLQVLRGSHRYLPVLRCPTIPFFFEDVKSEMAENLTQLDVKAGHAVVLNQALIHASPPNMSDQMRLAITTGIKTANAPMRFHYQSAPGELEVFAMDDDFLLRFEEFHKDIYERPKFGESIGKIPFVQAHPGREALIEMIRKSGGRSSDLSASVRAEVKKQSFFQRLFGR; encoded by the coding sequence ATGATTACATCCGCCGCAAGAACGCAGATTTTCAAACGTCCGGAGCAGCACCTTGCCTTCGAACGCGATGGTTTTGTGGTCTTGGATTTCTTTGAACAGGAGGAAATCGCGGCGATGTTGGCCCACTTCGAATCGCTGCGCCCCGAAGGCCTGAAGGGTTTTTATACCACGACCTTCGACAATGACCCCGAATACCGCACCAAGGTCGACTTGGCCTTGCGCGGCGTGTTTGATCGGCCCGTTTCGGAGAATTTCATCCACTACAAATACTTCTTCTCGTCGTTCATCGCCAAGGCGCCCGACCCCAAAAGCGAATTGATCCTGCACCAAGACATGACCTTGGTCGACGAAGCGAAGTACCCGGGACTGAACATCTGGGCGCCGCTCGTGGATTTGACCATGGAAAATGGCCCGATTTACGTTTTGCCCGGGAGCCATCGGCTCAAACCCACCTACAGAGGCAGTTCATTGCCAGACATTTACGATGGCATCGAAAAGGAAGTCATTTCCGTGATGACCCCGCTGTTGCTCAAGGCCGGGCAGGCCGTTGCCTTCGATCAGAGTGTCTTGCATTATTCCCCGGCCAATCTCTCAGGCAAGGAACGCATCGTCGTCAACACCTTCATTTCCAACGAAGCAGCCAAGATCCGGATTTGTTTTCACGACAAGGAAAAGGCGCCCGACAAGGTGGAAATCTTCGCGCAGGCGGATGACTTTTTGCGGTTTTATACCGGCTTTGGCACCGATATTTTCAAGCGTCCGACAATCGGGGAAAGCTTGGGCTACTTTGATTACGACTTCCCCAAGGTGACCCTCGCCGAATTGGAAGCGAAGTATGGCAAAACCGATCCGGCACGCAAGGCGGGGCAAGGGCGCAACAATGCCGTTCCGCCGATATTCGTGAATACGGACTTGCAGCGGCAGTTTGACGAGGATGGATTTGTGCAGCTTCCGCTTTTGTCGGCAGACGATGTGAAGCTGCTCCGCGAATTGTATTTCCATTATTTCCCGGAATCCCCGCAAGCCTTTCACAGCAGCAGCTATTTGCCTGATTTCCCGCGAAAAAAGGAGATGAGCAATGCCATCGTGGACATTTTCAGGCCCCGGTTGGATGCGATTTTCCAGAATTTTTTCTACTTCGGATCAGCCTTTCTGACGAAGAATACCGGCAAAAACAGCCTCATGCCGATGCATCAGGACTGGACGATTGTCGACGAAAAGCGATTTGTGGCGGTGAATATCTGGACGCCCTTGCAAGATGCCGATGCCCACAACGGCGGATTGCAGGTTTTGCGCGGTAGCCACCGCTATTTGCCCGTTTTGCGCTGCCCGACGATTCCGTTTTTCTTTGAAGACGTCAAATCCGAAATGGCCGAAAACCTCACGCAACTCGACGTCAAAGCCGGCCATGCCGTGGTGCTCAACCAAGCATTGATCCATGCAAGTCCGCCGAATATGAGCGATCAAATGCGCCTCGCGATCACCACAGGCATCAAAACCGCCAATGCCCCGATGCGCTTCCATTATCAATCCGCCCCTGGCGAATTGGAAGTTTTTGCGATGGACGACGACTTCCTGCTGCGCTTCGAAGAGTTTCACAAGGATATTTATGAGCGGCCAAAGTTTGGGGAATCGATCGGTAAAATTCCGTTTGTGCAGGCACACCCGGGACGGGAAGCGTTGATTGAAATGATCCGGAAAAGCGGGGGGAGAAGTTCAGATTTGAGTGCGAGTGTGAGAGCGGAGGTAAAAAAGCAGAGCTTTTTTCAGCGGCTGTTTGGGCGATGA